The following proteins are co-located in the Lepisosteus oculatus isolate fLepOcu1 chromosome 9, fLepOcu1.hap2, whole genome shotgun sequence genome:
- the fpgt gene encoding fucose-1-phosphate guanylyltransferase isoform X2, whose product MNDHWNTSLQGATRQKLDAFAKLRGRSVRPGQFWDVVIITAADDRQRAAYELQVAEKLQRKELPLGLPYHVFADPPGPKIGNGGSTLYSLQQIQNKYGDKVRGFRVILIHAGGYSQRLPSASALGKIFTALPLGEPLYQMLELKLAMYIDFPSRMQPGVLVTCADDIELYSVKGGGAVAFDRPGFTALAHPSTLSTGTAHGVFVLEPAEGTEPGDLEYRSCRRFLHKPSVQEMHSSGAVCSRAAGTGAGGQWAGRPEFVYTDSTYYVDPDTAGRLLGLLAEIGPLGCEIDAYGDFLQALGSGATSAYTKNTTNVTKEERNLVEVRGKIFDLLEGTPLNVILLNNSKFYHIGTTQEYLFHLTGDPNLRAELGLLSDAFSVCPADASKNPAVCIIHSVLHPACTVGLGSVIEYSRLGPNVTVGGNTVISSCWIEGDFNVPSDAFIHSLSLSVNRATFFVTIAFAVGDNLKQSVPSVSGIGQLQFYGRSLLECLGLWGLSVQDLQFSGDTSCLSLWTAKIFPLCCDLKSSFKLSLNMITSLQGRSSFTFPEDVKLFSLQEALQCKDLEEMLKFRKELHRDISEEKLKQS is encoded by the exons ATGAATGACCACTGGAACACGTCGTTGCAGGGAGCCACCAGACAGAAACTGGACGCCTTTGCTAAATTAAGAG GCAGGTCGGTGCGACCGGGGCAGTTTTGGGATGTCGTCATCATCACAGCGGCCGACGACCGTCAGAGGGCTGCGTACGAGCTGCAGGTGGCTGAAAAACTCCAGAGAAAGGAACTCCCTCTTGGGCTGCCGTACCACGTGTTCGCAGATCCACCTGGACCTAAAATAG GCAATGGGGGATCAACGTTATATTCCCTCCAGcaaatccaaaataaatatGGGGACAAGGTCCGTGGATTCAGAGTCATTCTTATCCATGCAG GAGGATACAGCCAGCGCCTGCCCAGTGCGAGCGCCCTTGGAAAGATCTTCACTGCCCTCCCGCTTGGAGAGCCCCTCTACCAGATGCTGGAGCTCAAGCTGGCCATGTACATCGACTTCCCCTCGCGCATGCAGCCGGGGGTGCTGGTGACCTGCGCCGACGACATCGAGCTCTACAGCGTAAAGGGGGGCGGGGCGGTGGCGTTCGACAGGCCCGGTTTCACCGCCTTGGCCCACCCCTCGACCCTGTCCACGGGGACCGCGCACGGCGTGTTTGTGTTGGAGCCGGCGGAGGGGACGGAGCCCGGCGACCTGGAGTACAGGTCCTGCCGGCGCTTCCTGCACAAGCCGAGCGTCCAGGAGATGCACAGCAGCGGGGCCGTGTGCTCCAGGGCGGCCGGCACGGGCGCGGGGGGTCAGTGGGCCGGGCGCCCCGAATTCGTTTACACCGACAGCACGTATTACGTGGACCCTGACACGGCCGGCCGTTTGCTCGGTTTGCTGGCAGAAATAGGGCCCCTAGGTTGTGAAATAGACGCGTATGGGGACTTCCTACAGGCACTGGGTTCAGGGGCGACGTCGGCGTACACAAAAAACACGACTAATGTGACGAAGGAAGAACGAAACCTTGTTGAGGTCAGAGGGAAGATATTCGACCTTCTTGAGGGAACTCCACTTAACGTGATACTGCTGAATAACTCCAAATTCTACCATATCGGCACCACCCAGGAGTACCTGTTTCATCTGACAGGAGACCCAAACCTCAGGGCAGAACTTGGGCTCCTCTCTGATGCTTTTAGCGTCTGTCCCGCTGACGCGTCGAAGAATCCCGCAGTCTGTATTATTCACAGTGTTCTGCACCCGGCCTGTACTGTGGGTTTGGGGTCAGTGATTGAATACTCAAGACTTGGTCCTAACGTGACTGTCGGTGGAAACACTGTCATCAGCAGCTGTTGGATAGAAGGTGACTTCAACGTCCCATCTGATGCCTTTATTCATTCATTGAGCCTGAGCGTGAACAGAGCCACTTTCTTTGTCACCATTGCGTTTGCAGTAGGAGACAACCTGAAACAGAGTGTACCATCGGTGTCGGGCATTGGCCAGTTGCAGTTCTATGGAAGAAGTTTGCTGGAGTGCCTGGGCCTTTGGGGTCTTTCAGTTCAGGATCTGCAGTTCTCAGGCGATACTTCCTGCCTGAGTTTATGGACCGCAAAAATTTTTCCGCTCTGCTGCGACCTTAAAAGTTCATTTAAATTGTCGCTGAATATGATTACATCTTTGCAGGGTAGGTCCAGCTTCACTTTTCCCGAGGATGTTAAGTTATTTTCCCTGCAGGAAGCCCTGCAGTGTAAGGATTTGGAAGAAATGCTCAAATTCAGGAAGGAACTACACAGAGACATTAGTGAGGAGAAACTGAAGCAAAGCTGA
- the fpgt gene encoding fucose-1-phosphate guanylyltransferase isoform X1 translates to MILEGMNDHWNTSLQGATRQKLDAFAKLRGRSVRPGQFWDVVIITAADDRQRAAYELQVAEKLQRKELPLGLPYHVFADPPGPKIGNGGSTLYSLQQIQNKYGDKVRGFRVILIHAGGYSQRLPSASALGKIFTALPLGEPLYQMLELKLAMYIDFPSRMQPGVLVTCADDIELYSVKGGGAVAFDRPGFTALAHPSTLSTGTAHGVFVLEPAEGTEPGDLEYRSCRRFLHKPSVQEMHSSGAVCSRAAGTGAGGQWAGRPEFVYTDSTYYVDPDTAGRLLGLLAEIGPLGCEIDAYGDFLQALGSGATSAYTKNTTNVTKEERNLVEVRGKIFDLLEGTPLNVILLNNSKFYHIGTTQEYLFHLTGDPNLRAELGLLSDAFSVCPADASKNPAVCIIHSVLHPACTVGLGSVIEYSRLGPNVTVGGNTVISSCWIEGDFNVPSDAFIHSLSLSVNRATFFVTIAFAVGDNLKQSVPSVSGIGQLQFYGRSLLECLGLWGLSVQDLQFSGDTSCLSLWTAKIFPLCCDLKSSFKLSLNMITSLQGRSSFTFPEDVKLFSLQEALQCKDLEEMLKFRKELHRDISEEKLKQS, encoded by the exons atgattttagaGGGCATGAATGACCACTGGAACACGTCGTTGCAGGGAGCCACCAGACAGAAACTGGACGCCTTTGCTAAATTAAGAG GCAGGTCGGTGCGACCGGGGCAGTTTTGGGATGTCGTCATCATCACAGCGGCCGACGACCGTCAGAGGGCTGCGTACGAGCTGCAGGTGGCTGAAAAACTCCAGAGAAAGGAACTCCCTCTTGGGCTGCCGTACCACGTGTTCGCAGATCCACCTGGACCTAAAATAG GCAATGGGGGATCAACGTTATATTCCCTCCAGcaaatccaaaataaatatGGGGACAAGGTCCGTGGATTCAGAGTCATTCTTATCCATGCAG GAGGATACAGCCAGCGCCTGCCCAGTGCGAGCGCCCTTGGAAAGATCTTCACTGCCCTCCCGCTTGGAGAGCCCCTCTACCAGATGCTGGAGCTCAAGCTGGCCATGTACATCGACTTCCCCTCGCGCATGCAGCCGGGGGTGCTGGTGACCTGCGCCGACGACATCGAGCTCTACAGCGTAAAGGGGGGCGGGGCGGTGGCGTTCGACAGGCCCGGTTTCACCGCCTTGGCCCACCCCTCGACCCTGTCCACGGGGACCGCGCACGGCGTGTTTGTGTTGGAGCCGGCGGAGGGGACGGAGCCCGGCGACCTGGAGTACAGGTCCTGCCGGCGCTTCCTGCACAAGCCGAGCGTCCAGGAGATGCACAGCAGCGGGGCCGTGTGCTCCAGGGCGGCCGGCACGGGCGCGGGGGGTCAGTGGGCCGGGCGCCCCGAATTCGTTTACACCGACAGCACGTATTACGTGGACCCTGACACGGCCGGCCGTTTGCTCGGTTTGCTGGCAGAAATAGGGCCCCTAGGTTGTGAAATAGACGCGTATGGGGACTTCCTACAGGCACTGGGTTCAGGGGCGACGTCGGCGTACACAAAAAACACGACTAATGTGACGAAGGAAGAACGAAACCTTGTTGAGGTCAGAGGGAAGATATTCGACCTTCTTGAGGGAACTCCACTTAACGTGATACTGCTGAATAACTCCAAATTCTACCATATCGGCACCACCCAGGAGTACCTGTTTCATCTGACAGGAGACCCAAACCTCAGGGCAGAACTTGGGCTCCTCTCTGATGCTTTTAGCGTCTGTCCCGCTGACGCGTCGAAGAATCCCGCAGTCTGTATTATTCACAGTGTTCTGCACCCGGCCTGTACTGTGGGTTTGGGGTCAGTGATTGAATACTCAAGACTTGGTCCTAACGTGACTGTCGGTGGAAACACTGTCATCAGCAGCTGTTGGATAGAAGGTGACTTCAACGTCCCATCTGATGCCTTTATTCATTCATTGAGCCTGAGCGTGAACAGAGCCACTTTCTTTGTCACCATTGCGTTTGCAGTAGGAGACAACCTGAAACAGAGTGTACCATCGGTGTCGGGCATTGGCCAGTTGCAGTTCTATGGAAGAAGTTTGCTGGAGTGCCTGGGCCTTTGGGGTCTTTCAGTTCAGGATCTGCAGTTCTCAGGCGATACTTCCTGCCTGAGTTTATGGACCGCAAAAATTTTTCCGCTCTGCTGCGACCTTAAAAGTTCATTTAAATTGTCGCTGAATATGATTACATCTTTGCAGGGTAGGTCCAGCTTCACTTTTCCCGAGGATGTTAAGTTATTTTCCCTGCAGGAAGCCCTGCAGTGTAAGGATTTGGAAGAAATGCTCAAATTCAGGAAGGAACTACACAGAGACATTAGTGAGGAGAAACTGAAGCAAAGCTGA
- the lrriq3 gene encoding leucine-rich repeat and IQ domain-containing protein 3 has product MTREPGASEFLASCAGALILRYGLAVHREQAAAELPDVAMVNLGGLRLKDLNSLDCCTSLKICIVSNNYITNIDALIHCTSLVLLDLHGNQITQLPGRTFWEGMKNLQILNLHDNSIGNKKDIEGLSSCSNLTALTLFDTPFSLGGSYRHYVVNSILSLKALDNFVISDEEIIEGWALPAKFKAKNPRLFVDLCRKAKLESFEAAMKTVKDIISKINTILACYSPMTIIQRCIRGYLTRKQLGFLKKPQIPRGTKDNVSHIRLSVTKGQRSGGHSDTTKSTNLVMKYQKSEHNDMKILQVTVDLTKLMQSEALQEVTSQLSIDQGKKAHSRPLCNTPYQSKISNATRKKNTGQMNGVCRSKETTAEGLDEVRFRLFGLKALFHCSDPVSDLLLCRQENGKDVRRAIDQFHAASQNARKPQIRYLPVVSAEQRLIAKSYGSISLAPLQVVEKAYRERQRAEALSRKADWVARVRADRAEGQRHVEGFAEDRRTRAQRRRQTDRLERQRSRLQQETSRAESARRARHQRARALEEKTRQAAELAAVRDFSSQHLSLSQALLRHGSRERRRAAEQEKAGLVQDGRDHAAKQKELIKGCREQRNLALQAAGIAERVAVDSIVVEEANGRLLEARARVASLKSRHAALQAMQPVPVDQCLLKTKA; this is encoded by the exons ATGACGCGTGAGCCCGGCGCCAGCGAGTTCCTGGCCAGCTGCGCCGGGGCTCTGATACTGCGCTACGGGCTGGCGGTGCACCGGGAGCAGGCGGCCGCGGAGCTCCCGGACGTCGCCATGGTGAATTTAGGAGGCTTAAGGCTCAAGGACCTGAATTCCCTGGACTGCTGCACGTCCCTGAAAATATGCATCGTGTCCAACAACTACATCACCAATATCGATGCACTCATTCATTGCACCAGCTTAGTTCTACTAGATCTTCATGGGAACCAG ATAACACAGCTCCCAGGAAGAACCTTTTGGGAGGGCATGAAGAATTTACAGATCCTCAATCTGCATGACAACAGTATcggaaataaaaaagacattgaAGGATTGTCATCCTGCTCAAATCTCACTGCGTTAACCTTGTTTGATACTCCATTTAGCCTAGGAGGAAGTTACAGACACTATGTTGTCAATAGCATATTGTCCCTAAAGGCTTTGGataattttgtcatttcagaTGAGGAGATAATCGAAGGCTGGGCTCTTCCGGCTAAATTCAAAGCCAAGAATCCACGTCTTTTTGTGGATCTGTGTCGGAAAGCTAAGTTG GAATCATTTGAAGCTGCCATGAAAACAGTGAAAGACATTATATCAAAGATAAACACAATTCTGGCCTGTTACTCACCTATGACAATTATTCAGCGCTGCATTCGGGGTTATCTAACCAGAAAGCAATTggg CTTCTTGAAAAAGCCACAGATCCCCAGAGGGACAAAAGACAATGTTAGTCACATCCGCCTCTCAGTGACCAAAGGGCAAAGGTCAGGGGGTCACAGTGACACTACGAAGAGCACAAACCTGGTCATGAAATATCAG AAATCAGAACACAATGACATGAAAATTCTGCAGGTTACCGTGGACCTGACCAAGCTGATGCAATCTGAAGCGCTACAG GAGGTTACAAGTCAGCTGTCCATAGACCAAGGAAAGAAAGCACACTCCAGGCCTCTCTGTAACACTCCTTACCAGAGCAAAATTTCAAATGCCACCAGAAAAAAGAACACGGGACAGATGAACG GAGTGTGTCGGTCAAAGGAAACCACAGCAGAAGGCCTTGATGAAGTCCGCTTTAGACTGTTTGGACTCAAGGCTTTGTTCCACTGCTCTGACCCAGTGAGCGACCTGCTGCTGTGCCGACAAGAGAACGGAAAGGACGTCAGACGAGCCATTGACCAGTTCCATGCAGCAAGCCAGAACGCCAGGAAGCCTCAAATCCGATACCTTCCAGTAGTCAGCGCAGAGCAGAGGCTGATTGCGAAGTCATATGGATCCATCAGCCTCGCTCCTTTGCAAGTGGTTGAAAAGGCTTacagggagaggcagagagccGAAGCTCTGTCCCGCAAGGCCGACTGGGTGGCACGTGTCCGTGCCGACCGAGCGGAGGGGCAGCGCCACGTGGAGGGGTTCGCCGAGGACAGGAGGACCCGGGCCCAGCGGCGGCGGCAGACAGATCGCCTGGAGCGGCAGCGGTCCCGGCTGCAGCAGGAGACGAGCCGGGCGGAGTCCGCCCGGCGGGCGCGGCACCAGCGCGCCCGCGCCCTGGAGGAGAAGACACGGCAGGCCGCCGAGCTCGCGGCCGTCAGGGATTTCAGTTCCCAGCACCTGTCGCTTTCCCAAGCCCTGCTGAGGCACGGCTCGCGGGAGCGGCGGCGCGCCGCGGAGCAGGAGAAGGCGGGCCTGGTGCAGGACGGCAGGGATCACGCGGCGAAGCAAAAGGAGCTGATCAAGGGGTGTAGGGAGCAGAG GAATTTAGCCCTCCAGGCAGCAGGCATCGCCGAGCGAGTGGCGGTGGACTCGATTGTGGTTGAGGAGGCGAACGGCCGCCTGCTTGAGGCCAGAGCCAGAGTAGCGTCTCTGAAGTCGCGCCATGCTGCTCTGCAGGCCATGCAGCCGGTCCCAGTCGACCAATGCCTTCTCAAAACGAAAGCTTAA